The Rhizobium sp. BG4 genomic sequence TTTTAATCTGTGTTTCCAGCCGCTTGAGGATTTCGGTGCGGAGATCTTCGAGTTCTGCCAGAACCGAGGCGATCAGATGTGGCGGAGCGACCCGCGGAAGCTTGTTCAGGATCAGGTGAAAGAGTTCCTGGACTCGCCACCAGTCACCGCCCGCCTCTTCAGCGACCGCAGCAGTAATCAGCTTGGAAATATCCCGGCGGCACAAGGTTAGCCGCTCCTTGATCAGCTGCACATGTAAACGCTCGGCAGCGACCTTTTCCGCCAGACGCTCGATCTCGGCAGCACGCGCAAGCAACGGCGCCAGCGAAAATCCGTAGGCCTCGCTGATATCGCCCTGCCGGGTCTTGCGGGCATAGCGCTTGCCGTTCGGGCTATCCTTGCGGATGACGAGACCGGCGGAAACGAGTGCGGCCATATGACGGCGAACCGTCGGCTCGGCCATGCCATGGCAGCGGATCGACAGCTGCGTATTGGAGGGAAAGACAACGAGATTGCGCTCGCTGGAGAGCTCGTTGTGGGGATAAAAAGATAAAAGCGCATTCAGCACGGCAAGCGCTCTGTCCGAAATATCGAGCAGAGGTTTGGCCTGGCAAAGGGCGCGATAGATTTTCCATTTGTCGACCGAAGGGCTTTCCTCGATCTTTTGTGCCTTGATCTGACTTGCGAGCAAGCCAAGCGTCATCAGCCGCCGCCCGAAAGGCGTCGTCACACGTCCGCTGTCCATTTTTCTTCGCCTTCTTCAAGGCAAAAGATATGGCTTCACCAAAAATAGGTGCCGAAGACTCTTGACTATGGGGAGTGGAAATGTGATTCTCTGGGTGTCTAGATCAGAGAGGGCTTCCACTACGGCAACGTTTTGGGGGCCTTTTCTTTTGCTATTGATCTCCGTTCTTTCCTGACAATTGATCCTTCTCGAACGCCTCGAAGAGACGATCCAGATTGTCTGCGATATAGGCGCCGAAGGCCGATGCCCTGGCTGCCTTCAGCGCGATCGTGAACTGCTTCCCGTCATTCTTGATCTTCGCCTTGACCGAGCCGTCGCGGCGCTGCCACTGCGTTACGGCAGCGGGTTCAGCATGCGTTGCGGCAGTCGAAGACGGCTTGCGGCTGAGGAAGCCGGCAAGCAGATCGAAGCGGATGTCGGGCTCCGCAGCGATGAAATCATCGGTCTCGACAAAGAGCTTGGCGCGTTCCGACGCATTCTCTTCCTCGAACTTGACCGAGAGCTCATGCCAGCGGTCACGGCCAATCGCACGAGCCGCACCGATGGCTGAGAGCACATCGGCGGGAATGCGGCGGGTG encodes the following:
- the repC gene encoding plasmid replication protein RepC, encoding MDSGRVTTPFGRRLMTLGLLASQIKAQKIEESPSVDKWKIYRALCQAKPLLDISDRALAVLNALLSFYPHNELSSERNLVVFPSNTQLSIRCHGMAEPTVRRHMAALVSAGLVIRKDSPNGKRYARKTRQGDISEAYGFSLAPLLARAAEIERLAEKVAAERLHVQLIKERLTLCRRDISKLITAAVAEEAGGDWWRVQELFHLILNKLPRVAPPHLIASVLAELEDLRTEILKRLETQIKTENSSANDSQNERHIQITESESYLDSEARPESAEIEFTTVNSVNHADTMHAEDDASVTAENVIPRSVSLSTIIDYCPDIALYGPNARVRNWQDLIQATTLVSTMLQIGPSAYRQASAAMGPQNAAAVVACILQKGESVASPGGYLRSLARLAEQGRFNAWPMLAALRRNSVSGERGAQTPPYAPPPN